A window from Actimicrobium sp. CCC2.4 encodes these proteins:
- a CDS encoding Tim44 domain-containing protein gives MKKFFVAMMIVMTSLAVTATEAEAQKRMGGGGSFGKQSQGVSRQAPSQSAANSTARPGSPAAVPPKPASPWRGMLGGALLGLGLGALLSSMGLGGAMASMISTMLMVGLLAAAGFFIYRMFKRKSEQSGSQPAYAGAAKTGFTPDIGSRIDPVADNRFGGNSAGSATSNSAQAPWGVPADFDTTGFVRHTKTYFVRLQAAWDSANINDIREFTTPEMFAELRLQIQERGPSAGHTDVVQLDAELLGMEIIDDDHLASVKFSGMIKESETMPAEPFSEVWNLSKPRNGQGGWVLAGIQQLN, from the coding sequence ATGAAGAAATTTTTTGTTGCCATGATGATTGTCATGACATCACTGGCCGTCACTGCGACCGAAGCCGAAGCGCAAAAGCGCATGGGTGGCGGCGGATCGTTCGGCAAGCAATCACAAGGGGTCAGCCGGCAAGCGCCGTCGCAGTCGGCCGCCAACAGCACTGCCCGCCCGGGATCACCGGCAGCCGTTCCGCCAAAGCCAGCCAGCCCATGGCGTGGCATGTTGGGCGGGGCCCTGCTTGGACTGGGACTGGGAGCACTGTTGTCGAGTATGGGCCTGGGTGGCGCGATGGCCAGCATGATCAGCACGATGTTAATGGTGGGCTTGCTGGCAGCCGCCGGCTTCTTCATCTACCGGATGTTCAAGCGTAAATCCGAACAGAGCGGTTCGCAGCCAGCCTACGCCGGCGCCGCTAAAACCGGATTTACTCCCGATATCGGTTCGCGCATCGATCCTGTTGCCGACAATCGTTTCGGTGGCAACAGTGCTGGCAGTGCAACAAGCAACAGCGCACAAGCGCCATGGGGTGTACCGGCAGACTTCGATACGACCGGCTTCGTGCGCCACACGAAAACCTATTTCGTGCGCTTGCAGGCAGCGTGGGACAGCGCCAACATCAACGACATCCGTGAATTTACGACGCCCGAAATGTTTGCCGAACTGCGTTTGCAAATCCAGGAACGCGGCCCGTCGGCAGGTCACACCGATGTGGTTCAGCTCGATGCAGAATTGCTGGGCATGGAAATCATCGACGACGACCATCTGGCCAGCGTTAAGTTTTCCGGGATGATCAAGGAATCCGAGACGATGCCGGCCGAGCCATTCAGCGAAGTCTGGAACTTGTCGAAGCCGCGCAATGGCCAGGGTGGTTGGGTGCTGGCAGGCATACAGCAACTGAACTGA
- a CDS encoding ArnT family glycosyltransferase: MDTRATTGAYPGVADLELAGVLPYALLIIVFIFFGLTGHDPWKADEAYVFGVIHTMLETGNWLIPTIAGEPFMEKPPLYYWVAGACVYIFGGWMDQPDAARMASGLFMAITAWSIAAATRAWWGSGSGRYAPLLLLGCLGTLTQTHMMMPDVPLLAGFALSAWGFSRVLTTMRAGGLLLGVGVGISFLSKGVIGPAVIGITALMLPVCFAEWRTWPYFRGLIIALATSLPMLLVWPFLLYLRSPAMFMVWFWENNFGRFFGFSVVHMGTEHPKGFWLQTLPWFAFPSLPLALYALWRQRQIALIHPAMQYGLVATLVMMLVLSVSESVRAVYALPLLVPLSILAAPSVSFVPHLLERLWVKSSQWLFALLAGVIWLGWVIMMMTGAPPSWPWLLRVLPADFIPEFDLPTFALALSLTGAAWYAQRLFARHPAKGLTSWLTGLTLTWALLTTLWMPWLDYGKSYQQVFSAIPWPSSTGCVASVGMGESERAMLDYVAHRITIRREILPGATCDVLLMQGYATSGSKEVDPSLWEPIWDGARPGDDWQHFWLFRARQSAPISAVASIKVDEKRRLAGF; this comes from the coding sequence ATGGATACCCGTGCCACTACCGGGGCGTATCCGGGAGTAGCTGATCTGGAGCTCGCCGGTGTGCTGCCCTACGCGTTGCTGATCATCGTGTTCATTTTTTTCGGACTGACCGGTCACGATCCCTGGAAGGCCGACGAAGCCTATGTCTTTGGTGTGATCCACACGATGCTGGAAACCGGTAACTGGCTCATCCCCACTATTGCCGGTGAACCGTTCATGGAAAAGCCGCCCTTGTATTACTGGGTCGCTGGTGCGTGCGTGTATATATTCGGCGGCTGGATGGATCAACCGGATGCCGCGCGCATGGCCTCCGGACTGTTCATGGCGATTACCGCCTGGTCCATTGCGGCGGCAACCCGCGCATGGTGGGGTAGCGGAAGCGGGCGCTATGCTCCCTTGCTGTTGCTCGGCTGCCTGGGCACCCTGACGCAAACGCACATGATGATGCCCGACGTTCCGTTGCTGGCCGGATTTGCGCTGTCGGCCTGGGGATTTTCGCGGGTATTGACGACGATGAGGGCGGGGGGGTTGCTGCTTGGCGTTGGTGTCGGGATCAGTTTTCTGTCGAAAGGGGTGATCGGGCCTGCCGTCATTGGCATCACCGCATTGATGTTGCCGGTATGTTTTGCCGAGTGGCGCACGTGGCCTTATTTTCGCGGACTGATAATTGCGCTGGCGACATCCTTGCCGATGCTGCTGGTCTGGCCGTTCCTGCTGTATCTCCGTTCGCCCGCCATGTTCATGGTCTGGTTCTGGGAAAACAACTTCGGGCGTTTTTTCGGATTCTCGGTGGTGCATATGGGAACAGAACATCCAAAGGGATTTTGGCTGCAGACGCTGCCCTGGTTTGCGTTTCCCTCATTGCCATTGGCGCTGTATGCGCTTTGGCGGCAGAGGCAGATTGCGTTGATTCATCCGGCGATGCAATACGGATTGGTCGCTACACTGGTGATGATGTTGGTGCTGTCGGTGTCGGAGTCAGTGCGTGCAGTGTATGCATTGCCGCTGCTGGTTCCGCTGTCCATTCTGGCAGCGCCATCGGTGTCGTTCGTCCCCCATCTACTGGAACGGCTCTGGGTAAAAAGTAGCCAGTGGCTGTTCGCGCTGCTTGCCGGCGTGATCTGGCTGGGCTGGGTCATCATGATGATGACCGGCGCGCCGCCGTCCTGGCCTTGGCTGCTGCGGGTCTTGCCAGCAGATTTTATTCCAGAGTTTGACCTGCCGACGTTTGCACTGGCTCTGTCTCTGACGGGCGCGGCCTGGTATGCACAACGCCTGTTCGCCCGGCACCCGGCCAAGGGCCTGACCAGTTGGCTCACCGGACTGACGCTGACATGGGCGCTGCTGACTACGCTATGGATGCCGTGGCTGGACTACGGGAAAAGTTATCAGCAAGTGTTTTCGGCTATTCCGTGGCCATCATCGACCGGGTGTGTGGCCAGCGTCGGCATGGGAGAAAGCGAGCGGGCCATGCTCGACTATGTCGCCCATCGCATCACGATACGGCGTGAAATTCTTCCCGGTGCCACGTGCGATGTCTTACTGATGCAAGGGTATGCGACCAGTGGCAGCAAGGAGGTCGACCCGTCGCTCTGGGAGCCGATCTGGGACGGTGCCCGCCCTGGCGATGACTGGCAACACTTCTGGCTGTTTCGTGCCCGGCAGAGCGCACCAATATCGGCCGTTGCGAGCATCAAGGTTGACGAAAAGCGGCGTCTCGCCGGTTTCTGA
- the cynS gene encoding cyanase has protein sequence MDRHQVTLKILSAKVRQHMTWSGIAEKVGNSKEWTTAAMLGQMTFSAAQAAIAKDLFDLTDEETAWLQIVPYKGSLPTAVPTDPLIYRWYEIVSIYGSTIKELIHEEFGDGIMSAIDFKMDIQREADPKGDRVNVVLSGKFLPYKEY, from the coding sequence ATGGATCGTCACCAAGTCACCCTGAAAATTTTATCTGCCAAAGTGCGTCAGCACATGACCTGGAGCGGCATCGCAGAAAAAGTCGGCAATAGCAAGGAATGGACGACCGCGGCCATGCTTGGCCAGATGACTTTCAGTGCTGCGCAGGCGGCCATCGCAAAAGACCTGTTTGATCTGACCGACGAAGAAACCGCCTGGTTGCAGATCGTGCCTTACAAAGGATCACTGCCTACCGCCGTTCCGACCGATCCGCTGATTTATCGCTGGTACGAGATCGTCAGCATTTACGGCAGCACCATTAAAGAATTAATCCATGAAGAGTTCGGCGACGGCATCATGAGCGCGATCGATTTCAAGATGGATATTCAGCGTGAAGCCGACCCCAAAGGAGATCGCGTCAATGTCGTGTTGAGCGGCAAGTTTCTGCCGTACAAAGAATATTGA
- the lexA gene encoding transcriptional repressor LexA — MIKLTARQEQILNLIRDAIINTGFPPTRAEIARELGFRSVNAAEEHLQALARKGAIEISPGTSRGIRLIKSATELANERDSRQLVLPHPALMQLSLPLIGRVAAGSPILALEHVEATYQVDPSLFSAKPDYLLKVRGMSMRDAGIIDGDLLAVKKSDNARNGQIVVARLGDDVTVKRYHKSDDLIELLPENADFKPIRIDPERDDFSLEGLAVGLLRSWN; from the coding sequence ATGATCAAACTTACCGCGCGGCAGGAACAAATCCTGAATCTCATTCGCGACGCGATCATCAATACCGGTTTTCCGCCGACGCGGGCCGAAATCGCCAGGGAACTGGGCTTTCGCTCGGTCAATGCCGCTGAAGAACATCTGCAGGCACTGGCCCGCAAAGGCGCCATCGAAATCTCCCCCGGCACGTCGCGCGGCATCCGGCTGATCAAGTCCGCCACCGAACTCGCGAACGAACGGGACAGCCGGCAGTTGGTGCTGCCCCACCCTGCGTTGATGCAATTGAGCTTGCCACTGATAGGCAGGGTTGCCGCAGGGTCGCCCATCCTGGCGCTGGAGCACGTTGAAGCGACTTATCAGGTTGATCCGTCCTTGTTCAGTGCCAAACCGGATTACCTGCTCAAGGTGCGCGGCATGTCGATGCGGGACGCCGGCATCATCGATGGCGACCTGCTTGCCGTCAAAAAATCCGACAATGCCCGCAACGGCCAGATCGTCGTTGCGCGCCTTGGCGACGACGTGACGGTCAAGCGGTATCACAAGTCGGATGACCTGATCGAACTGTTGCCCGAGAACGCTGACTTCAAACCGATACGCATCGATCCAGAGCGGGATGATTTTTCACTGGAGGGATTGGCTGTCGGCCTGCTGCGCAGTTGGAACTGA
- the rpsF gene encoding 30S ribosomal protein S6 — translation MRHYEIVFIVHPDQSEQVPAMIERYKAVVAAHSGVVHRVEDWGRRQMAYLIQKLAKAHYVCMNIECDNETLVEIETGFKFNDAVLRHLTVKLKKAETAPSPMMKAVQKEDAAKSHRSEAPAA, via the coding sequence ATGCGTCATTATGAAATAGTATTTATCGTCCATCCGGATCAGAGCGAGCAAGTGCCCGCCATGATCGAACGTTACAAGGCTGTCGTTGCAGCCCACAGTGGCGTTGTCCACCGCGTTGAAGATTGGGGTCGTCGTCAGATGGCTTACCTGATCCAGAAGCTCGCCAAAGCACACTATGTTTGCATGAACATCGAATGCGACAACGAGACCCTGGTCGAAATCGAAACCGGTTTCAAATTCAATGATGCAGTCCTGCGTCACCTGACCGTCAAGTTGAAGAAAGCCGAAACCGCTCCTTCGCCAATGATGAAGGCAGTACAAAAGGAAGATGCGGCCAAGAGCCATCGTTCCGAGGCACCTGCAGCGTAA
- the priB gene encoding primosomal replication protein N, which yields MNQLQFVASIAERELMRYTPAGIPIVSAKLQHASTQTEARVERQVEFEISAIAAGEISGRFDQARLGAMFRFTGFLARKNRNSKSLVFHIIDFEPTSDTGASNGIR from the coding sequence GTGAACCAGCTTCAGTTTGTTGCCAGCATTGCCGAGCGTGAACTCATGCGCTACACACCGGCTGGCATCCCGATCGTGTCCGCAAAATTGCAGCACGCATCGACGCAAACCGAAGCCCGGGTAGAACGACAAGTCGAGTTCGAGATTTCTGCCATTGCAGCAGGCGAAATTTCAGGCCGCTTTGATCAAGCCCGATTGGGCGCGATGTTCCGCTTCACCGGTTTCCTGGCACGCAAGAACCGCAACAGTAAAAGTCTCGTGTTTCACATCATTGATTTCGAACCAACCTCAGATACAGGAGCCTCAAATGGCATTCGGTAA
- the rpsR gene encoding 30S ribosomal protein S18, whose translation MAFGKKFDKNKLKLKEKRKQQNPLFKRKKFCRFTAAHVEQVDYKDVDTLKDFVQENGKIMPARLTGTRAHYQRQVDTAIKRARFLALLPYTDLHHA comes from the coding sequence ATGGCATTCGGTAAAAAATTCGACAAGAACAAGCTCAAGCTTAAAGAAAAACGCAAACAACAGAATCCATTGTTCAAGCGTAAGAAATTCTGCCGCTTCACCGCTGCACACGTGGAACAGGTCGACTACAAAGACGTCGATACGCTCAAGGATTTCGTCCAGGAAAACGGCAAGATCATGCCAGCCCGCCTGACCGGTACCCGTGCTCACTATCAACGCCAGGTCGACACTGCAATCAAGCGCGCACGTTTCCTCGCGCTGCTGCCGTACACCGACCTGCACCACGCGTAA
- the rplI gene encoding 50S ribosomal protein L9: MQIILLEKVVNLGNLGEVVKVKDGYARNFLIPQRMARRATTSAVAEFEVKRAELEKIAAEKLAEAQAHGEKLAGMTVQISQKSGVDGRLFGSVTNADIADALTKQGFAVEKAQVRLPTGPLKTTGDHPILVALHTDVLVEVTVAVLGQHA; encoded by the coding sequence ATGCAAATCATTTTGTTAGAAAAAGTCGTTAACCTTGGCAATCTTGGCGAAGTCGTCAAGGTCAAGGACGGTTATGCCCGTAACTTCCTGATCCCGCAGCGCATGGCGCGTCGTGCGACCACCAGCGCTGTCGCTGAATTCGAAGTCAAGCGCGCGGAACTGGAAAAAATCGCTGCCGAGAAATTGGCCGAAGCCCAAGCGCATGGCGAAAAGCTGGCCGGCATGACCGTCCAAATTTCGCAAAAGTCGGGTGTTGATGGTCGTCTGTTTGGTTCAGTTACCAATGCAGACATCGCCGATGCGTTGACCAAGCAGGGTTTCGCTGTCGAGAAAGCGCAAGTGCGCCTGCCAACAGGCCCATTGAAGACCACTGGCGATCACCCGATCCTGGTTGCCTTGCATACCGATGTGCTGGTCGAAGTTACTGTCGCCGTACTGGGTCAGCACGCTTAA
- a CDS encoding replicative DNA helicase, whose amino-acid sequence MNKRERSDSNSESRSDSRPDFRSDSRPDIQLDALRVPPHSIEAEQSVLGGLLLDNAAWDRIADFVHQDDFYRYDHRLIFQHIVKLINGSKPADVITVFESLTSTGKAEEVGGLSYLNALAQNTPSAANIRRYAEIVRDRGVLRKLITVADEISGQAFNPQGKEVKQMLDEAESKIFAIAEEGSRGAQGFQEIQPLLTQVVERIDELYNRDNQSDITGVPTGFADLDKMTSGLQPGDLIIVAGRPSMGKTAFSINIGENVAIDTGLPVAVFSMEMGGTQLAMRMLGSVGRLDQHRLRTGKLADEDWPRLTHAIQKMNDAQLYIDETPALNSIELRARSRRLSRQCGKLGLIIIDYLQLMSGNSAGENRATEISEISRSLKGLAKELNCPVIALSQLNRSLEQRPNKRPVMSDLRESGAIEQDADVILFIYRDEVYNPDSPDKGTAEIIIGKQRNGPIGSIRLTFQGQYTKFDNYTGNAPLYGGD is encoded by the coding sequence ATGAACAAACGTGAACGCTCCGACTCCAATTCCGAATCCCGGTCTGACTCCCGACCTGATTTTCGCTCCGACTCGCGTCCTGACATCCAGCTTGATGCATTACGTGTTCCCCCCCATTCGATCGAGGCCGAGCAGTCCGTGCTCGGCGGCCTGCTGCTCGATAATGCGGCCTGGGACCGGATTGCCGACTTCGTCCATCAGGACGATTTCTATCGCTATGACCACCGGCTGATCTTCCAGCACATCGTCAAGCTGATCAACGGCTCAAAACCGGCCGACGTGATCACGGTATTCGAATCGCTCACCAGCACCGGCAAGGCAGAAGAAGTCGGTGGTCTGTCGTATCTGAATGCGCTGGCGCAGAACACGCCGTCGGCAGCCAATATCCGGCGCTACGCCGAGATCGTGCGTGATCGCGGCGTGCTGCGCAAGCTGATCACCGTGGCCGATGAAATCTCCGGCCAGGCCTTCAATCCGCAAGGCAAGGAAGTCAAGCAGATGCTCGACGAAGCCGAGTCCAAGATTTTTGCGATTGCCGAAGAAGGCTCGCGCGGCGCACAGGGTTTCCAGGAAATCCAGCCGCTGCTCACGCAGGTCGTCGAGCGCATCGACGAGCTCTACAACCGCGACAATCAAAGCGACATCACCGGCGTACCGACCGGCTTTGCCGACCTCGACAAGATGACCTCCGGCCTGCAACCCGGCGACCTGATCATCGTCGCCGGTCGCCCGTCGATGGGCAAGACCGCGTTCTCGATCAACATCGGTGAGAACGTCGCGATCGATACCGGCTTGCCGGTGGCGGTATTCTCGATGGAGATGGGGGGCACCCAGCTGGCAATGCGGATGCTGGGTTCGGTCGGGCGCCTCGACCAGCATCGTTTGCGCACCGGCAAACTGGCCGATGAAGACTGGCCGCGCCTGACCCATGCGATCCAGAAAATGAACGATGCCCAGCTCTACATCGACGAAACGCCGGCCTTGAATTCGATCGAACTGCGCGCCCGTTCGCGGCGGTTGTCACGCCAGTGCGGCAAGCTCGGCCTGATCATCATCGATTACCTGCAACTGATGTCGGGCAATAGTGCCGGTGAAAACCGCGCCACCGAAATTTCGGAGATTTCACGGAGCCTGAAAGGCCTGGCCAAGGAATTGAATTGCCCGGTGATTGCACTCTCGCAGCTCAACCGTTCGCTCGAACAGCGCCCCAACAAACGGCCGGTGATGTCCGACCTGCGCGAATCCGGCGCCATCGAGCAGGACGCCGACGTGATCCTGTTTATTTATCGCGACGAAGTCTACAATCCCGATTCTCCCGATAAGGGCACCGCCGAAATCATCATCGGCAAGCAGCGTAACGGGCCGATCGGCAGCATCCGCCTGACCTTCCAGGGGCAGTACACCAAGTTCGACAATTACACCGGCAACGCGCCGCTGTACGGTGGCGACTAA
- a CDS encoding DUF47 domain-containing protein, with translation MFGRLMPTEGKFFELFNQHADLCVKGAREMVGLMTNFDDLDIRVHAIEAIEKEADKVTHNTIEMLHMTFITPIDRDDIHQLITRMDDILDLLEDAAQTISLYDIKAITPEAKRLAELCLTCAEKVQAAVAMLSNMDNSRQIMDLCTEIDRLESDADHVMRAAMSKLFRDEPDVRNLIKLKAIYEILETVTDRCEDVANIIEGIVLENA, from the coding sequence ATGTTCGGACGACTGATGCCCACGGAGGGCAAGTTCTTTGAGTTGTTCAACCAGCACGCGGATTTGTGCGTCAAGGGGGCGCGCGAAATGGTCGGCCTGATGACCAACTTTGATGACCTCGACATTCGCGTGCATGCGATCGAGGCAATCGAAAAAGAGGCGGACAAGGTCACGCACAACACGATCGAAATGCTGCACATGACCTTCATCACGCCGATCGATCGCGATGATATCCACCAGCTGATCACGCGCATGGATGACATCCTCGACCTGCTCGAAGACGCTGCCCAGACCATCTCGTTGTATGACATCAAGGCCATCACGCCGGAAGCCAAACGGCTTGCCGAACTGTGCCTGACCTGCGCCGAAAAAGTCCAGGCTGCGGTGGCCATGCTGTCCAATATGGATAACTCGCGACAGATCATGGACCTGTGTACCGAGATCGACCGGCTCGAATCGGATGCCGATCATGTCATGCGCGCGGCCATGTCGAAATTGTTCCGCGACGAACCGGACGTGCGCAATCTGATCAAGCTCAAAGCGATCTACGAGATCCTCGAGACCGTCACCGACCGATGCGAAGACGTCGCCAATATCATCGAAGGTATCGTCCTCGAAAACGCCTGA
- a CDS encoding inorganic phosphate transporter translates to MHTLQISLYTLVFLIVLALLFGFMNGFNDAANAIATVVSTGVLKPQQAVAMAAMFNFVAILVFQLQVASTVGKDIIDPAVVDHYVVFGALVGAIAWSLVTSYQGIPSSSSHALIGGLIGAAVAKDGIGSLIGSGLVNFIAFVVLSPLLGLLVGSLMMLLVSWVCVRSTPRRADKWFRRLQLGSAAMYSLGHGGNDAQKTMGIIWMLLITSGYSGSNETLPAWAVISCYCAISFGTLFGGWRIVKTMGQRITKLKPVGGFCAESGGAIMLFVTTAMGIPISTTHTITGAIVGVGSVKKMSAVRWGVAGNIVWTWVLTIPASAFMAAMAWWIGTRLL, encoded by the coding sequence ATGCACACTCTCCAGATCAGTCTCTATACGCTTGTCTTCCTGATCGTACTGGCCTTGCTGTTCGGCTTCATGAACGGCTTCAATGACGCCGCCAATGCGATTGCGACCGTGGTGTCAACCGGCGTGCTGAAGCCGCAGCAAGCCGTGGCCATGGCGGCGATGTTCAATTTTGTTGCGATACTGGTGTTCCAGTTACAAGTGGCAAGTACGGTGGGAAAAGACATTATCGACCCCGCGGTGGTTGACCATTACGTGGTTTTTGGTGCGCTGGTTGGTGCGATCGCCTGGAGCCTGGTGACTTCATATCAAGGCATTCCGTCCTCGTCATCGCATGCGCTGATTGGCGGGCTCATCGGTGCCGCAGTAGCCAAGGATGGCATCGGGTCGCTGATCGGTTCCGGGCTGGTCAACTTCATTGCCTTCGTCGTGCTGTCTCCGTTGCTGGGTTTACTTGTCGGTTCCCTCATGATGTTGCTGGTGTCGTGGGTGTGCGTGCGCTCGACGCCGCGCAGGGCGGACAAATGGTTTCGTCGTTTGCAACTCGGCTCGGCGGCGATGTACAGCCTCGGCCATGGCGGCAACGACGCACAGAAAACCATGGGCATCATCTGGATGCTGTTGATCACGTCCGGCTATTCCGGCAGCAACGAGACATTGCCGGCGTGGGCGGTCATCAGTTGCTACTGCGCGATCAGTTTCGGCACGCTGTTCGGTGGCTGGCGCATCGTCAAGACCATGGGGCAGCGCATCACCAAGCTCAAGCCGGTTGGCGGTTTTTGTGCCGAAAGCGGCGGGGCGATCATGTTGTTCGTTACCACCGCAATGGGTATTCCGATTTCAACCACGCATACGATTACCGGCGCGATTGTCGGTGTCGGGTCCGTCAAGAAAATGTCGGCAGTGCGTTGGGGAGTGGCCGGCAACATTGTCTGGACCTGGGTGCTGACGATACCGGCGTCGGCGTTCATGGCGGCGATGGCGTGGTGGATAGGAACCAGATTGCTGTAG
- a CDS encoding PhoH family protein, producing MPLPKLPTKPAALLSPVDYPKADKSKIVKPFTLPAVSTPRKIEALTRPTARAPQAPATPAAKAKISPLKPAKTVITKAKPPVSRRAGKSGISKLFVLDTNVLMHDPSSLFRFEEHDVYLPMMTLEELDDHKKGMTEVARNARQVSRSLDALVGNMDGASIEDGIPLSKLGNKDAKGRLFFQTKLQNIVLPEGLPVGKADNQILGVVRALEAQFPGRAIVLVSKDINMRIKACALGLPAEEYFNDHVLEDTDLLYSGILHLPDDFWNKHGKGIESWQENKNGTGTTFYRLTGPLVPAMLMNQFVYMEPMNGEPAFYGKVREINGKTAVLQTLRDYAHTKNNVWGVTARNREQNFALNLLMNPECDFVTLLGQAGTGKTLLALAAGLAQVLETKLYNEIIVTRVTVPVGEDIGFLPGTEEEKMSPWMGAFDDNLEVLNKSDSDAGEWGRAATQDLIRSRIKIKSLNFMRGRTFVNKFLIIDEAQNLTPKQMKTLVTRAGPGTKIICLGNIAQIDTPYLTEGSSGLTYVVDRFKGWAHSGHVTLARGERSRLADHASEVL from the coding sequence ATGCCACTGCCCAAACTTCCGACCAAACCTGCTGCGTTGCTGTCGCCTGTCGATTATCCAAAGGCCGACAAATCCAAGATCGTTAAGCCGTTCACGCTGCCGGCTGTCTCGACTCCACGAAAAATCGAAGCACTGACACGACCGACCGCGCGTGCACCGCAAGCGCCGGCGACACCGGCGGCAAAAGCCAAGATCAGCCCCCTCAAGCCGGCCAAAACAGTGATCACCAAGGCCAAGCCGCCGGTCAGCCGCCGTGCCGGCAAGAGTGGCATCTCGAAGCTGTTCGTGCTCGACACAAATGTACTGATGCACGATCCGAGCTCGCTGTTCCGCTTCGAGGAACACGATGTCTACCTGCCGATGATGACGCTGGAAGAACTCGACGATCACAAGAAGGGCATGACCGAAGTGGCGCGCAATGCGCGCCAGGTATCGCGCTCGCTTGATGCGCTGGTCGGCAACATGGATGGGGCCAGCATCGAGGACGGCATTCCTTTGTCCAAGCTCGGCAACAAGGATGCCAAGGGTCGCCTGTTCTTCCAGACCAAATTGCAAAATATCGTGCTGCCTGAAGGCCTGCCGGTCGGCAAGGCGGACAACCAGATCCTCGGCGTCGTGCGTGCCCTCGAAGCGCAATTTCCCGGTCGCGCGATCGTGCTGGTGTCGAAAGACATCAACATGCGCATCAAGGCCTGCGCGCTCGGTTTGCCGGCCGAAGAATATTTCAATGACCATGTGCTGGAAGACACCGATCTGCTGTACTCGGGCATCCTGCATTTGCCGGATGATTTCTGGAACAAGCACGGCAAGGGCATCGAGTCCTGGCAGGAAAACAAGAACGGCACCGGCACGACGTTTTACCGGCTGACCGGCCCGCTGGTGCCGGCGATGCTGATGAACCAGTTCGTGTACATGGAGCCGATGAATGGCGAACCGGCGTTCTATGGCAAGGTGCGCGAGATCAACGGCAAGACCGCCGTGCTGCAAACGCTGCGCGACTATGCCCACACCAAGAACAATGTGTGGGGTGTCACCGCCCGCAACCGCGAGCAGAATTTCGCGCTCAATTTGCTGATGAATCCGGAGTGCGATTTCGTCACGCTGCTGGGCCAGGCCGGTACCGGCAAGACCTTGCTGGCACTCGCAGCCGGTCTGGCGCAAGTACTCGAAACCAAGCTCTACAACGAAATCATCGTCACCCGCGTGACGGTGCCGGTCGGTGAAGACATCGGTTTTCTGCCGGGTACCGAAGAAGAGAAAATGTCGCCATGGATGGGCGCTTTCGACGACAACCTCGAAGTGCTCAACAAGTCCGATTCCGATGCCGGTGAATGGGGCCGTGCCGCCACGCAGGACCTGATCCGTTCACGCATCAAGATCAAGTCACTGAACTTCATGCGCGGCCGCACCTTCGTCAACAAGTTCCTGATCATCGACGAAGCGCAAAACCTGACGCCCAAGCAAATGAAAACCCTGGTCACCCGCGCCGGTCCGGGCACCAAGATCATCTGCCTTGGCAACATCGCGCAGATCGACACGCCGTACCTGACCGAAGGCTCGAGCGGCCTGACCTATGTGGTCGATCGCTTCAAGGGCTGGGCGCACAGCGGGCATGTGACGCTGGCGCGCGGCGAGCGCTCACGGCTGGCTGACCATGCGAGCGAAGTGCTGTAA
- a CDS encoding peroxiredoxin, which yields MADSPSVATKIVDDFSALVTGTQPFKLSDHAGKTVVLFFYPKDNTPGCTAESMRFRDLYPEFEAANAIVFGISRDSLRSHEGFKAKLGMPFELISDPDEAACLQFDVMKSKSMYGKTVRGVERSTFVIDGAGELVKEWRGVKVPGHVDDVLEFVKALA from the coding sequence ATGGCTGATAGCCCCTCTGTAGCAACCAAGATCGTTGATGACTTTTCTGCACTGGTGACCGGTACGCAGCCGTTCAAGCTGTCCGACCATGCCGGTAAAACAGTCGTCCTGTTTTTTTACCCGAAGGACAATACGCCGGGATGTACCGCCGAGAGCATGCGCTTTCGCGATCTGTATCCGGAATTCGAAGCCGCGAATGCGATCGTGTTCGGCATCAGCCGGGATAGTCTGCGCTCGCATGAAGGCTTCAAGGCCAAGCTCGGCATGCCGTTCGAATTGATCTCCGATCCGGACGAGGCAGCGTGCCTGCAGTTCGACGTGATGAAATCGAAAAGCATGTACGGCAAGACCGTGCGTGGCGTCGAACGCAGCACATTTGTCATTGACGGTGCCGGCGAATTAGTGAAAGAATGGCGTGGAGTAAAGGTCCCCGGACACGTAGACGATGTACTGGAATTTGTGAAGGCCCTGGCCTAG